The Hemicordylus capensis ecotype Gifberg chromosome 6, rHemCap1.1.pri, whole genome shotgun sequence genome window below encodes:
- the TRA2A gene encoding transformer-2 protein homolog alpha isoform X2, producing the protein MSDVEENNFEGRESRSQSKSPAGSPARVKSASRSGSRSPSRASKHSESRSRSRSKSRSRSRRHSHRRYTRSRSHSHRRRSRSRSYTPEYRRRRSRSHSPMSNRRRHTGSRANPDPNTCLGVFGLSLYTTERDLREVFSRYGPLSGVNVVYDQRTGRSRGFAFVYFERIDDSKEAMEHANGMELDGRRIRVDYSITKRAHTPTPGIYMGRPTHSGGGGGGGGAGRRRDSYYDRGYDRGYDRYEEYDYRYRRRSPSPYYSRYRSRSRSRSYSPRRY; encoded by the exons ATGAGCGACGTGGAGGAGAATAACTTCGAGGGGAGG GAGTCACGCTCCCAGTCAAAATCTCCAGCTGGGAGTCCTGCTCGAGTTAAATCAGCGAGTAGGTCAGGATCTCGTAGCCCTTCAAGAGCTTCTAAACATTCTGAATCGCGTTCTCGATCAAGATCCAAATCCAG GTCCAGATCCAGAAGGCATTCTCACAGGCGTTACACTCGCTCTAGATCTCATTCACATAGGAGGCGATCACGAAGCAGATCATACACCCCAGAGTATCGCCGTCGAAGGAGTCGCAGTCACTCTCCCATGTCTAACCGAAGAAGGCACACTGGCAGCAGA GCTAATCCAGATCCTAATACATGCCTTGGAGTATTTGGCCTCAGTTTGTATACCACTGAGAGGGATCTTCGTGAAGTCTTCTCCCGTTACGGACCTTTGTCTGGTGTCAATGTAGTATATGATCAGCGGACTGGTCGATCAAGAGGATTTGCTTTTGTTTACTTTGAAAGAATAGATGATTCTAAAGAG GCAATGGAACATGCAAATGGAATGGAACTGGATGGCAGGAGGATCCGGGTGGATTACTCCATCacgaagagagcacacacacccaccccaggcATTTATATGGGCAGGCCAACCCA cagtggaggtggtggtggaggtggaggagctgGCCGTCGCCGTGATTCCTATTATGACAGGGGATATGACAGGGGATACGACAGATATGAAGAATATGATTATCGTTACAG GAGGAGATCACCTTCACCCTATTATAGTCGTTACAGATCACGATCAAGATCTCGTTCCTACAGCCCAA GGCGTTATTGA
- the TRA2A gene encoding transformer-2 protein homolog alpha isoform X1 gives MSDVEENNFEGRESRSQSKSPAGSPARVKSASRSGSRSPSRASKHSESRSRSRSKSRSRSRRHSHRRYTRSRSHSHRRRSRSRSYTPEYRRRRSRSHSPMSNRRRHTGSRVCSANPDPNTCLGVFGLSLYTTERDLREVFSRYGPLSGVNVVYDQRTGRSRGFAFVYFERIDDSKEAMEHANGMELDGRRIRVDYSITKRAHTPTPGIYMGRPTHSGGGGGGGGAGRRRDSYYDRGYDRGYDRYEEYDYRYRRRSPSPYYSRYRSRSRSRSYSPRRY, from the exons ATGAGCGACGTGGAGGAGAATAACTTCGAGGGGAGG GAGTCACGCTCCCAGTCAAAATCTCCAGCTGGGAGTCCTGCTCGAGTTAAATCAGCGAGTAGGTCAGGATCTCGTAGCCCTTCAAGAGCTTCTAAACATTCTGAATCGCGTTCTCGATCAAGATCCAAATCCAG GTCCAGATCCAGAAGGCATTCTCACAGGCGTTACACTCGCTCTAGATCTCATTCACATAGGAGGCGATCACGAAGCAGATCATACACCCCAGAGTATCGCCGTCGAAGGAGTCGCAGTCACTCTCCCATGTCTAACCGAAGAAGGCACACTGGCAGCAGAGTATGTAGT GCTAATCCAGATCCTAATACATGCCTTGGAGTATTTGGCCTCAGTTTGTATACCACTGAGAGGGATCTTCGTGAAGTCTTCTCCCGTTACGGACCTTTGTCTGGTGTCAATGTAGTATATGATCAGCGGACTGGTCGATCAAGAGGATTTGCTTTTGTTTACTTTGAAAGAATAGATGATTCTAAAGAG GCAATGGAACATGCAAATGGAATGGAACTGGATGGCAGGAGGATCCGGGTGGATTACTCCATCacgaagagagcacacacacccaccccaggcATTTATATGGGCAGGCCAACCCA cagtggaggtggtggtggaggtggaggagctgGCCGTCGCCGTGATTCCTATTATGACAGGGGATATGACAGGGGATACGACAGATATGAAGAATATGATTATCGTTACAG GAGGAGATCACCTTCACCCTATTATAGTCGTTACAGATCACGATCAAGATCTCGTTCCTACAGCCCAA GGCGTTATTGA